One genomic window of Cottoperca gobio chromosome 10, fCotGob3.1, whole genome shotgun sequence includes the following:
- the sfxn1 gene encoding sideroflexin-1 has protein sequence MAAELSTSINIKEPRWDQSTFVGRAKHFFTVTDPRNILLTNEQLAHAHKVITDYRKGEVSPGLTEDELWRAKYVFDSAFHPDTGEKMILIGRMSAQVPMNMTITGCMMTFYKTTPAVLLWQWINQSFNAIVNYTNRSGDAPLTVSQLGTAYVSATTGAVATALGLNALTKHISPLIGRFVPFAAVAAANCINIPLMRQRELKHGIPITDENDNRLGESTKAAQQAISQVVVSRILMASPGMAIPPFLMNHLEKKAFLRKFPWMSAPIQVGLVGFCLVFATPLCCALFPQKSSISVSRLEPELQEKIRANHPGVERVYFNKGL, from the exons ATGGCAGCAGAGCTATCCACTTCCATAAACATCAAGGAGCCCCGGTGGGACCAGAGCACATTTGTGGGTCGGGCTAAACATTTCTTCACCGTCACGGACCCCAGGAACATTCTCCTCACCAACGAACAActagcacatgcacacaaagtcaTCACTGACTACAG GAAAGGTGAAGTCTCTCCAGGACTGACAGAAGATGAACTGTGGAGagccaaatatgtttttgacTCTGCTTTCCATCCTGATACTGGGGAGAAGATGATCTTAATTGGTCGCATGTCAGCGCAGGTTCCAATGAACATGACGATCACTGGATGCATGATGACATTTTACAA GACAACTCCAGCTGTGCTGCTCTGGCAGTGGATCAATCAGTCTTTCAATGCAATAGTCAATTACACCAACAGGAGCGGCGATGCTCCTCTCACTGTCAG TCAGCTTGGCACAGCTTATGTGTCTGCCACCACAGGGGCGGTTGCCACCGCTCTAGGACTAAATGCACTAACAAAG CACATCTCACCCCTGATTGGACGGTTTGTTCCATttgctgctgtagctgctgctaACTGTATCAACATCCCACTGATGAGACAAAG AGAACTTAAACACGGCATTCCCATAACAGATGAGAACGACAACAGGTTAGGAGAGTCGACGAAAGCTGCACAGCAGGCTATCTCTCAGGTCGTGGTCTCCAGAATCCTCATGGCTTCTCCAGGAATGG CTATCCCCCCGTTTTTAATGAACCATTTGGAAAAGAAGGCCTTTCTGAGG AAGTTTCCATGGATGAGTGCACCTATTCAAGTCGGCCTGGTGGGATTCTG CCTGGTGTTTGCCACTCCACTGTGCTGCGCATTGTTCCCTCAGAAGAG CTCTATATCAGTCAGCCGCCTGGAGCCGGAGCTGCAGGAGAAAATCCGGGCCAACCACCCAGGAGTGGAGAGGGTCTACTTCAACAAAGGGTTATGA